The genome window TCTTGGCGGGGGTTGTTTTTATTTCACCTTGCCAACAATGGATGGGGAGTGATACGTTGACAGCAGAAATATGCAGGACAGGAGCGGAATGGATTCATGATTCTAGGTATTGGCATCGATATGATTGAAATCGAACGAATCGATAGACTGTTGAAGAGGCAGCCGAAAGCTTGCCAGCGTTTTTTAACCGAGGCGGAGCGGGCGCTGCTTGCGGGAAAGTCTGAGACGAGGCAGTCCGAGCTGGTAGCAGGACGTTACGCTGCCAAGGAAGCGGGAGCAAAAGCTCTGGGGACAGGGATCGGGGAGGTATTGAGCTTTCTGGACATGGAAATACTGCCGAGCCGCAGTGGAAAGCCAGAGATGTCATTCCAACCAGAAGTCTATCGAAGACTTGGGCTGGAGCCTTCTCGCATTCGGGTTCACCTGAGCATTTCCCATAGCCAATCTCATGCGATTGCGCAGGTTGTTGTGGAAGAGCTGTAACTTGTCTGCATATTGGGACGAGGATGGACATACATTTATATCGCGTAGATCAGGAGGGACTACCTGCTCTTACACAGGAAGGGTAAGTCTTGAAGCCGATCCAGCGATATCGAGTCCCACTCCCAGAAGAAGGTGCAGAATATTGACACGATGTGTGCCGAAGAGGCGAAGGACTGACAGATTTCCCAGGAAATAGACAGGGATGCCCTTCTTTGTCGAAAATGTTGACAAGGAGGAGTTCATTGAATGAAACGGGCAGCTTTTCCACTGGTGTTATTGTTGGTCTTTACCCTGCTGCTCGGCGGCTGCTTTGGTCAAAAAACACCCGAAGATGTGGTGAGTGACTTGAGCGGTACGCTGGACAAGATGGCTGGCTACAAGTCTCAAGCAGTGTTGACCATGCAAACTGGCTCTACTCCCATGGAGTACGACGTGCAGGTATGGTACGAGAAACCCACCAATTATCGGGTAGCACTGACTTCCAAGCAACGTGGCATCACTCAGATTATCCTGCGGAATAGCGAAGGGGTTTTCGTTCTCACGCCACATTTGAACAAGAGCTTCCGCTTCCAGAGCGGTTGGCCAGAAAACAACGGACCACTCTATCTGTACGAAACGCTCATTCGCAGCATTATCGACGATGCGGAGCGTCAAATGAAGATGGACGACAAGCAGTACGTCTTTGAAGTGAAAGCAAATTACAGTGGAAATCGCTCGTTGACCAAGCAGAAAATTTGGCTGACGGAAGATTTCAAACCGACACATGCAGAAATTATGGATTCGAGCATGAATCCGCTCGTGAAGATCGACTTCTCGGAATTTGTGTTCAATCCGTCTTTCGACAAGGATGCCTTTGACAAGGATCGCAACATGACGACAAGCTCACTGACTTCCATCCCTACAATGGCTCAGCCGAATGGACAAGTGGCTCAGCTGCCGTCCAGTCAGTTCGGTGTAATCGTACCCACTTATGTGCCACAAGGGGTGCAGCAAGGCGATATCGAGCCGGTCACGCGTGATGGAGTGCGCACAGTCGTATTGAGCTACAAAGGAGCCTACAACTATAAGCTGACAGAGGCACGCCCGACCGAAGCATCGGTTTCCTACGAGCAGGGCATGCCGATTGATCTAGGCTTTACCATTGGGGTTCTGGCACAGACGACAGACAATCGACGCTACCTCACATGGGAGCTGGATGGCGTAGAGTTCATGATGGCAGGAGATCTGCCGGAAGAAGAAATGGTGAAGGTTGCCCAGTCGACTTACGGCATAGGCGGCAAATAATAACGGGAGAGGGGACGGTGCGAACCGTCCTCTTTATTTTTTTTCCGCCTCACTATCTGGAACGCAAAAACCCTTCCTTTGCTTCAGGAGAGGCTATCATGGTTGCACACGGCTTTCCCAACAGTTTTCCACTTTTCTCAAACGGGAATCTAAAAATGCCCAGGGCTTTGGTACGAATGAGGAGCTCTTGTCCCTTCTGAGTCTGGATGAAGCCAAGCTGCAGGAAGAGCTGAAGGCTGGCAAATCATTGGCTGAAGTAGCAGGGGTCCAAGGCGTGGTAGAAGACGATGTGATCGCGCTTTTGGTGAAGCAGCACGAGGAAAGACTGTCGGAAGCTGTAACGGCTGGCAAACTGACTCAAGAAGAGGCGGACAAACGCAGCGAGGAGATGGAGGCGTTTGTGAAAAATATGGTGGAGAACAAGCATCAGCCAAAAGAGAGTACAGATGAGGCCGAACAAAAATAGGGGAGATTGAGCAGGGGCAATGCCTCTGCTCTTTTTCTTTCCTCCGGATTTCCGACGAGAGTGGAGGAGGTGGAAATGTGGAAAAGCAAAATGAACTTTCCCTACAGTTTTCCACTTTTCTCAAACCGGAATCTAAGAAAGCCCATGTACACTTAGTCTTGTACCAGAGGAGGTACATAAATCAAGCCAAGCGATGAAAGGATGGAGAGAATATATGTTTAGCAAAGCAAAGATGGGTATGCTCATGGGAGCGATGGCAGCCGTACTGAGTATCGGAAGTCTGGGAAGCGCACTGGCAGCTGACACGACACAGACTCAAACACAAACACAATCCCAAGATTTGAATAAACCGGCAGAAGTCAAATTTGGAGCAGGAAAAATGGGGCACCGAGGTGGTTTCGGAATCTCCATGAAGGAAAACACAGAGCTGCTGTCCCTCCTGAAGCTGGATGCAGCCAAGCTTGCGGAAGAGCTGAAGGCAGGTAAAACGCTGGCGGCTGTAGCAGAAGCTCAAGGAGTGGATGAAGATGATGTGATCGCACTTCTCGTGAAGCAGCAGGAAGAAAAACTGGCAGAAGCGGTGAAAGCGGGCAAGCTCACGCAAGAGCAGGCTGACAAGATGAAGGAAAACGCTGCCGATCGCATCAAAGAACAGCTGGAAAACACGCATCAAGGCAAAGGCATTGGCGGTGGCTTCGGCTTTGACAAGAACGAAGAGCTGCTGTCTCTCTTGAAGCTGGATGCGGGCAAACTGCAGGAAGAGCTGAAAGCCGGTAAAACGCTGACAGCGATCGCAGAGGCACAAGGTGTGGATGAAGACGATGTGATCGCCCTTCTGGTGAAGCAGCAGGAAGAAAAACTGGCAGAAGCGGTGAAAGCAGGCAAGCTCACGCAAGAGCAGGCTGACAAGATGAACGAAAACGCTGCCGATCGCGTGAAAGAACAGCTGGAGAGAACGCATCAAGGCAAAGGCTTTGGATTCGGCTTTCGCTTTGATGACAACGAAGAGCTGCTGTCCCTTTTGAAGCTGGATGCGGATAAATTGCAGGAAGAGCTGAAGGCAGGCAAAACGCTGGCAGCGATCGCGGAAGCACAGGGCGTGGATGAAGAAGACCTCATCGCACTTTTGGTAAAACAGCAGGAAGAGAAGCTGGCGGAAGTAGTGAAAGCCGGCAAGCTTACCCAAGAGCAAGCGGACCAATTGAGCAAAAATGCAGCTGAGAAAGTAAAAGCGATGGTGGAGGCCACCCATCAGGATCGCGGACACGGAAAGGGCTTTCACTTCGGAATCGGGAAAAGCGAAGAGCTCCTGACTCTGCTGAAACTGGATGAAGCCAAGCTGAAAGAAGAGTTGACTGCAGGCAAAACGCTGGCAGCAATCGCAGAGGCACAAGGTGTGGATGAAGACGATGTGATCGCCTTTCTGGTGAAGCAGCAGGAAGAGCGACTGGCAGAAGCGGTAAAAGCCGGCAAACTCACTCAAGAAGAAGCGGACAAGCGAAGCGAGGAATTCAAAGCTGTGGCCAAAAAAGTTGTGGAAGGAACGTTTGAAAAAGTAGTCTTCCCAGGGAAAGACAAGACTTCTAAAGAAGAAACCA of Brevibacillus choshinensis contains these proteins:
- the acpS gene encoding holo-ACP synthase, producing MILGIGIDMIEIERIDRLLKRQPKACQRFLTEAERALLAGKSETRQSELVAGRYAAKEAGAKALGTGIGEVLSFLDMEILPSRSGKPEMSFQPEVYRRLGLEPSRIRVHLSISHSQSHAIAQVVVEEL
- a CDS encoding outer membrane lipoprotein-sorting protein, with the protein product MKRAAFPLVLLLVFTLLLGGCFGQKTPEDVVSDLSGTLDKMAGYKSQAVLTMQTGSTPMEYDVQVWYEKPTNYRVALTSKQRGITQIILRNSEGVFVLTPHLNKSFRFQSGWPENNGPLYLYETLIRSIIDDAERQMKMDDKQYVFEVKANYSGNRSLTKQKIWLTEDFKPTHAEIMDSSMNPLVKIDFSEFVFNPSFDKDAFDKDRNMTTSSLTSIPTMAQPNGQVAQLPSSQFGVIVPTYVPQGVQQGDIEPVTRDGVRTVVLSYKGAYNYKLTEARPTEASVSYEQGMPIDLGFTIGVLAQTTDNRRYLTWELDGVEFMMAGDLPEEEMVKVAQSTYGIGGK